In Anaerolineales bacterium, a single window of DNA contains:
- a CDS encoding Flp family type IVb pilin has protein sequence MLFAPREKGQGLVEYALILVLVAVVVIVILALLGPAIGNVFSNIVTNI, from the coding sequence ATGTTGTTTGCCCCGAGAGAAAAAGGTCAGGGCCTGGTCGAGTACGCGCTGATTCTCGTCTTGGTTGCGGTCGTTGTCATCGTCATCCTTGCGCTGCTTGGACCGGCCATCGGCAACGTGTTCAGCAACATCGTCACCAACATCTAG